In a genomic window of Variovorax paradoxus:
- the glcF gene encoding glycolate oxidase subunit GlcF yields the protein MQTELAPEFRGTDDGREAEAILRKCVHCGFCTATCPTYQLLGDELDGPRGRIYLIKQVLEGQAPTRSTQLHLDRCLTCRNCESTCPSGVQYGHLVDIGRRIVDEKVPRPAMESATRWVLKEGLPSPLFGPAMKLGQSVRGLLPAALQAKVPAKQAAGAWPTATHARKVLMLAGCVQPAMMPNINTATARVLDAGGIQAVLAPEAGCCGAVKFHLNDQEGGKAQMRANIDAWWPLVERDEVEAIVMNASGCGVTVREYGHVLRNDPAYALKAARISELTRDLGELLPDLVPVLKARVRATPGTIAYHPPCTLQHGQKLRGGIETHLRALGFDVRVAMNESHLCCGSAGTYSVLQPELAYPLRDRKLGHLKQLQPVAIASANIGCITHLQSGSGELPVRHWVELLDAALQPAA from the coding sequence ATGCAAACCGAGCTCGCTCCCGAATTCCGCGGCACCGACGACGGCCGCGAGGCCGAGGCCATCCTGCGCAAGTGCGTGCACTGCGGCTTCTGCACCGCCACCTGCCCGACCTATCAACTGCTCGGCGACGAGCTCGACGGCCCGCGCGGGCGCATCTACCTGATCAAGCAGGTGCTCGAGGGCCAGGCGCCCACGCGCAGCACGCAGCTGCACCTCGACCGCTGCCTGACCTGCCGCAACTGCGAGAGCACCTGCCCGAGCGGCGTGCAGTACGGCCACCTGGTCGACATCGGCCGGCGCATCGTCGACGAGAAGGTGCCGCGCCCCGCGATGGAATCGGCCACGCGCTGGGTGCTCAAGGAAGGCCTGCCCTCGCCGCTGTTCGGCCCCGCGATGAAGCTGGGCCAGTCGGTGCGCGGCCTGCTGCCCGCCGCGCTTCAGGCCAAGGTGCCCGCGAAGCAGGCGGCCGGTGCCTGGCCCACGGCCACGCATGCGCGCAAGGTGCTGATGCTCGCGGGCTGCGTGCAGCCGGCGATGATGCCGAACATCAACACCGCCACCGCGCGCGTGCTCGATGCGGGCGGCATCCAGGCCGTGCTCGCGCCCGAGGCCGGCTGCTGCGGCGCGGTGAAGTTCCACCTCAACGACCAGGAGGGCGGCAAGGCGCAGATGCGCGCCAACATCGACGCCTGGTGGCCGCTGGTCGAACGCGACGAGGTCGAGGCCATCGTGATGAACGCCTCGGGCTGCGGCGTCACCGTGCGCGAGTACGGCCATGTGCTGCGCAACGACCCGGCCTACGCGCTGAAGGCGGCGCGCATCAGCGAGCTCACGCGCGACCTCGGCGAGCTGCTGCCCGACCTGGTGCCGGTGCTCAAAGCCCGTGTGCGCGCCACGCCCGGCACCATCGCCTACCACCCGCCCTGCACCCTGCAGCACGGCCAGAAGCTGCGCGGCGGCATCGAGACCCATCTGCGCGCCCTGGGTTTCGACGTGCGCGTGGCGATGAACGAATCGCATCTGTGCTGCGGTTCGGCCGGCACCTACTCGGTGCTGCAGCCCGAGCTCGCCTACCCGCTGCGCGACCGCAAGCTGGGCCACCTGAAGCAGCTGCAGCCGGTGGCGATCGCGTCGGCCAACATCGGCTGCATCACGCACCTGCAAAGCGGCAGCGGCGAGCTGCCGGTGCGGCACTGGGTCGAGCTGCTCGACGCGGCGCTGCAGCCGGCTGCGTGA
- a CDS encoding LysR family transcriptional regulator has protein sequence MDLRTLRYFIAVLEAGSLSRAAGTLYIAQPALTAQIKKLEAELGAQLFERSHAGVTPTPAGLQLYEDARRLLSDADAVRERIQRLPQGPEGSVTVAVPFLLASLLLGPVLAELKASHPRIRVFVLDDLSLMVRKAMLDRRADVGLLVDTPQVEGLACRPLAREAIFACGFDRDGSVAPRLRAGRRGKARSAPRPEIDFADAARLPLVLQSRRFAIRQRVEEAAATLGVALNLAHEHDSARVIRSLYVCGAGFTFTPACALSDNPPAGEGWIAARVVRPALQRSYFIATPADRAPDPAARVVARSLVRQAARLIAEGRWEAELLAEVEPEA, from the coding sequence GTGGACCTGCGCACCCTGCGCTACTTCATCGCCGTGCTCGAGGCCGGCAGCCTCTCGCGCGCCGCGGGCACGCTCTACATCGCGCAGCCGGCGCTCACGGCGCAGATCAAGAAGCTCGAGGCCGAGCTCGGCGCGCAGCTGTTCGAGCGTTCGCACGCCGGCGTCACGCCCACGCCCGCGGGCCTGCAGCTCTACGAGGACGCGCGGCGCCTGCTGTCCGATGCCGATGCGGTGCGCGAGCGCATCCAGCGGCTGCCGCAAGGCCCCGAGGGCTCGGTCACGGTGGCCGTGCCCTTCCTGCTGGCCTCGCTGCTGCTCGGGCCGGTGCTGGCCGAGCTCAAGGCCTCGCATCCGCGCATCCGCGTGTTCGTGCTCGACGACCTGAGCCTGATGGTGAGGAAGGCCATGCTCGACCGCCGCGCCGACGTCGGCCTGCTGGTCGACACGCCGCAGGTCGAGGGCCTGGCCTGCCGCCCGCTCGCGCGCGAGGCCATCTTCGCCTGCGGCTTCGACCGCGACGGCAGCGTGGCGCCGCGCCTGCGCGCCGGCCGGCGCGGCAAGGCCCGGAGCGCGCCGCGGCCCGAGATCGATTTCGCCGACGCGGCCCGGCTGCCGCTGGTGCTGCAGTCGCGCCGCTTCGCGATCCGCCAGCGCGTGGAGGAGGCCGCGGCCACGCTCGGCGTGGCGCTCAACCTCGCGCACGAGCACGACTCGGCGCGCGTGATCCGCTCGCTCTACGTCTGCGGCGCCGGCTTCACCTTCACGCCGGCCTGCGCGCTGTCGGACAACCCGCCCGCGGGCGAAGGCTGGATCGCGGCGCGCGTGGTGCGGCCCGCGCTGCAGCGCAGCTACTTCATCGCCACGCCGGCCGACCGCGCGCCCGATCCCGCCGCGCGGGTGGTGGCGCGTTCGCTCGTGCGGCAGGCCGCGCGGCTGATCGCCGAGGGCCGCTGGGAGGCCGAGCTGCTGGCCGAGGTCGAGCCCGAGGCATAG
- a CDS encoding FAD-binding protein produces the protein MNAPPSPTQHASLQKTERQSQVVRALQAHLPAHALIWHAEDTTPYECDGLTAYRQRPLVVALPETEAQVAAVLRTCHALGVPVVARGSGTGLSGGAMPHEMGVTLSLAKFNRILKIDPVARTALVQCGVRNLAISEAAAPYNLYYAPDPSSQIACSIGGNVAENSGGVHCLKYGLTLHNVLQVRGFTAEGEPVTFGGEALDAAGLDLLALVIGSEGMLAVTTEVTVKLVPKPQLARCIMASFDDVRKAGDAVAAVIAAGIIPAGLEMMDKPMTAAVEDFVHAGYDLDAAAILLCESDGTPEEVEEEIGRMTAVLRGCGATAIAVSNSEDERMRFWSGRKNAFPASGRISPDYMCLDSTIPRKRLADILLAIQAMEQKYGLRCCNVFHAGDGNLHPLVLFDANDPDELHRCELFGADILETSVAMGGTVSGEHGVGVEKLNSMCVQFTAAENEQMFGVKRAFDPEGMLNPGKVIPTLQRCAEYGKQVVRGGRLPHPELPRF, from the coding sequence GCGCTGATCTGGCATGCCGAGGACACCACGCCCTACGAGTGCGACGGCCTCACGGCCTACCGCCAGCGGCCGCTGGTGGTGGCGCTGCCCGAGACCGAGGCGCAGGTGGCGGCCGTGCTGCGCACCTGCCACGCGCTGGGCGTGCCGGTGGTGGCGCGCGGCTCGGGCACGGGGCTGTCGGGCGGCGCCATGCCGCACGAGATGGGCGTGACGCTCTCGCTCGCCAAGTTCAACCGCATCCTGAAGATCGACCCGGTCGCGCGCACCGCGCTCGTGCAGTGCGGCGTGCGCAACCTCGCCATCAGCGAGGCGGCCGCGCCCTACAACCTCTACTACGCGCCCGATCCCTCGAGCCAGATCGCCTGCTCGATCGGCGGCAACGTGGCCGAGAACTCGGGCGGCGTGCACTGCCTCAAGTACGGCCTCACGCTGCACAACGTGCTCCAGGTGCGCGGCTTCACGGCCGAGGGCGAGCCGGTGACGTTCGGCGGCGAGGCGCTCGATGCCGCCGGCCTCGACCTGCTGGCGCTGGTGATCGGCAGCGAGGGCATGCTCGCGGTCACCACCGAGGTCACGGTGAAGCTGGTGCCCAAGCCGCAGCTGGCGCGCTGCATCATGGCCAGCTTCGACGACGTGCGCAAAGCCGGCGACGCGGTGGCCGCGGTGATCGCCGCGGGCATCATCCCCGCGGGGCTCGAGATGATGGACAAGCCCATGACCGCCGCCGTCGAGGACTTCGTGCATGCCGGCTACGACCTCGACGCGGCCGCCATCCTGCTGTGCGAATCCGACGGCACGCCCGAGGAGGTGGAAGAGGAGATCGGCCGCATGACGGCCGTGCTGCGCGGCTGCGGCGCCACCGCCATCGCGGTCAGCAACAGCGAGGACGAGCGCATGCGCTTCTGGAGCGGGCGCAAGAACGCCTTTCCGGCCTCGGGCCGCATCAGCCCCGACTACATGTGCCTCGACTCCACCATCCCGCGCAAGCGGCTGGCCGACATCCTGCTCGCGATCCAGGCGATGGAGCAGAAATACGGCCTGCGCTGCTGCAACGTGTTCCACGCGGGCGACGGCAACCTGCATCCGCTGGTGCTGTTCGATGCCAACGACCCCGACGAGCTGCACCGCTGCGAGCTGTTCGGCGCCGACATCCTCGAGACCAGCGTCGCGATGGGCGGCACCGTCTCGGGCGAGCACGGCGTGGGCGTCGAGAAGCTCAACAGCATGTGCGTGCAGTTCACGGCCGCCGAGAACGAGCAGATGTTCGGCGTCAAGCGCGCCTTCGATCCCGAAGGGATGCTGAACCCCGGCAAGGTGATCCCCACGCTGCAGCGCTGCGCCGAGTACGGCAAGCAGGTGGTGCGCGGCGGCCGGCTGCCGCATCCCGAGCTGCCGAGGTTCTGA
- the lplT gene encoding lysophospholipid transporter LplT, which translates to MKRGFYTIMSAQFFSSLADQALFVVAVDLMRSAGAPEWQRAALVPIFAVFYVVLAPLVGAFADALPKGRVMFISNAIKVFGCLMMLFGSHPLLSYSIVGLGAAAYSPAKYGILTELLPASQLVKANGWIEGLTIASILLGIVLGGTLVGHTVSSKLLAFDMPFFDTGIDSPAEAALTVLIVVYMIAAWFNTRIPHTGVEMRPMRSNPEHSLARNLVGLLPDFWHCNARLWRDRLGQISLATTTLFWGAGGNLKYIVLAWASLALGYNTTQASALTGVVTIGTAVGAIVASMRMRLDMATRVIPMGIAMGLMVICMNFIGNVWLAVPFLIILGGLGGFLVVPMNALLQHRGHNLMGAGRSIAVQNFNEQACILLLGGFYSVCTGLGLSAYGAISAFGLVVAGCMWIIKRWHENNLKKYPEEVEHLLAIARSDKHH; encoded by the coding sequence ATGAAGCGCGGTTTCTACACGATCATGTCGGCCCAGTTCTTTTCGTCGCTGGCCGACCAAGCGCTCTTCGTCGTTGCGGTCGATCTCATGCGAAGCGCCGGCGCGCCCGAATGGCAGCGCGCGGCGCTGGTGCCGATCTTCGCGGTCTTCTACGTGGTGCTCGCGCCGCTGGTGGGCGCCTTCGCCGACGCGTTGCCCAAGGGCCGGGTGATGTTCATCAGCAACGCCATCAAGGTGTTCGGCTGCCTGATGATGCTGTTCGGCTCGCACCCGCTGCTGTCCTATTCGATCGTCGGGCTGGGCGCGGCGGCCTACTCGCCGGCCAAGTACGGCATCCTCACCGAGCTGCTGCCGGCTTCGCAGCTGGTCAAGGCCAACGGCTGGATCGAGGGCCTGACGATCGCCTCGATCCTGCTGGGCATCGTGCTCGGCGGCACGCTGGTGGGCCATACGGTGTCGAGCAAGCTGCTGGCCTTCGACATGCCCTTCTTCGACACCGGCATCGACTCGCCGGCCGAGGCCGCGCTCACGGTGCTGATCGTGGTCTACATGATCGCGGCCTGGTTCAACACGCGCATCCCCCACACCGGCGTCGAGATGCGCCCGATGCGCTCCAACCCCGAGCACAGCCTGGCGCGCAACCTGGTCGGCCTGCTGCCCGACTTCTGGCACTGCAACGCGCGCCTGTGGCGCGACCGCCTCGGCCAGATCTCGCTGGCCACCACCACCCTGTTCTGGGGCGCGGGCGGCAACCTCAAGTACATCGTGCTGGCCTGGGCCTCGCTGGCGCTGGGCTACAACACCACGCAGGCCTCGGCCCTCACGGGCGTGGTGACCATCGGCACCGCGGTGGGCGCCATCGTGGCCTCGATGCGCATGCGGCTGGACATGGCCACGCGCGTGATCCCGATGGGCATCGCGATGGGGCTGATGGTGATCTGCATGAACTTCATCGGCAACGTGTGGCTGGCGGTGCCCTTCCTCATCATCCTGGGCGGGCTCGGCGGCTTCCTGGTGGTGCCGATGAATGCGCTGCTGCAGCACCGCGGCCACAACCTGATGGGCGCCGGCCGCTCGATCGCGGTGCAGAACTTCAACGAGCAGGCCTGCATCCTGCTGCTCGGCGGCTTCTACAGCGTGTGCACCGGGCTGGGCCTGTCGGCCTATGGCGCGATCAGCGCCTTCGGCCTCGTGGTGGCGGGCTGCATGTGGATCATCAAGCGCTGGCACGAGAACAACCTCAAGAAGTATCCCGAGGAAGTCGAGCACCTGCTGGCCATCGCCCGCAGCGACAAGCATCACTGA
- a CDS encoding glutathione peroxidase, translating into MTSVYDFEARQIDGQPVNLSAYKGKVLLIVNTASKCGFTPQFAGLEQLHEKYADQGLAVLGFPSNQFGGQDPGTNEEIGAFCMKNYGVSFQMMEKIDVNGSAAAPLYQWLVKEKPGLLGSTAIKWNFTKFLVGRDGQVLKRYAPLDTPASLSRDIEAALAASA; encoded by the coding sequence ATGACCAGCGTCTACGACTTCGAGGCCAGGCAGATCGACGGCCAGCCGGTGAATCTCTCCGCCTACAAGGGCAAGGTGCTGCTCATCGTCAACACCGCGAGCAAGTGCGGCTTCACGCCGCAGTTCGCGGGCCTCGAGCAGTTGCACGAGAAGTACGCGGACCAGGGCCTCGCGGTGCTGGGCTTCCCGTCGAACCAGTTCGGCGGCCAGGACCCGGGCACCAACGAGGAGATCGGCGCCTTCTGCATGAAGAACTACGGCGTGAGCTTCCAGATGATGGAGAAGATCGACGTCAACGGCAGCGCCGCCGCGCCGCTGTACCAATGGCTGGTGAAGGAGAAGCCGGGCCTGCTGGGCAGCACCGCCATCAAGTGGAACTTCACCAAGTTCCTGGTCGGGCGCGACGGCCAGGTGCTCAAGCGCTATGCGCCGCTCGACACGCCGGCCTCGCTCTCGCGCGACATCGAGGCGGCGCTGGCCGCCTCCGCCTGA
- a CDS encoding DUF1275 domain-containing protein produces the protein MRRLRFLTGRHRAPSTNHMLGLLLAFNAGAVNAGGFLVLHMYTSHMTGFTSQVADGLVLGNTTLLLNALGAILAFVAGAAVSALLVNWARQHHLRSVYALPLLLESALMLPFGLMGAITLTWHTPFAVPLTVLLLSFIMGLQNAVGSKTSGGRIRTTHMTGNLTDLGIELGKLLYWNRRAKPGETPAGPVRHNGARLRLFAGLVGMFVTGGIVGAAGFTYVGFVCVVPLAALLLALSLPPFIEDVRRSAHLRQLLGAIRPRRKNDASPGP, from the coding sequence ATGCGGCGCCTGCGCTTCCTCACCGGCCGCCATCGCGCGCCCTCGACCAACCACATGCTCGGCCTGCTGCTCGCGTTCAACGCCGGCGCCGTCAATGCGGGCGGCTTCCTGGTGCTGCACATGTACACCTCGCACATGACCGGCTTCACCTCGCAGGTGGCCGACGGCCTGGTGCTCGGCAACACCACGCTGCTGCTCAATGCGCTGGGCGCGATCCTGGCCTTCGTGGCCGGCGCGGCGGTCTCGGCGCTGCTGGTCAACTGGGCGCGCCAGCACCACCTGCGCAGCGTCTACGCGCTGCCGCTGCTGCTCGAGTCGGCGCTGATGCTGCCCTTCGGCCTGATGGGCGCGATCACGCTGACCTGGCACACGCCCTTCGCGGTGCCGCTCACGGTGCTGCTGCTGTCCTTCATCATGGGCCTGCAGAACGCGGTGGGCTCCAAGACCTCGGGCGGCCGCATCCGCACCACCCACATGACCGGCAACCTCACCGACCTCGGCATCGAGCTCGGCAAGCTGCTGTACTGGAACCGCCGCGCGAAGCCCGGCGAAACCCCGGCGGGACCGGTGCGCCACAACGGCGCGCGGCTGCGGCTGTTCGCGGGGCTGGTCGGCATGTTCGTCACGGGCGGCATCGTCGGCGCGGCCGGCTTCACCTACGTCGGCTTCGTCTGCGTGGTGCCGCTCGCGGCGCTGCTGCTGGCGCTGTCGCTGCCGCCCTTCATCGAGGACGTGCGGCGCTCGGCCCACCTGCGCCAGCTGCTCGGCGCGATCCGCCCGCGGCGCAAGAACGACGCTTCCCCCGGCCCCTGA
- a CDS encoding carboxypeptidase regulatory-like domain-containing protein has translation MSRSSLTRAALAAAFLSIGAGAFTSAQAQSAMPAWKGEGATRYVCGGIGSDESNAMRAAMKEHPLALLFARADGAYLADLQVEIKGADGAAALSLRASGPVCLVDIPAGRYTVVATTQGGESKSQAVTVGSGSTTASFRY, from the coding sequence ATGTCCCGCTCTTCTCTCACCCGTGCCGCGCTCGCGGCCGCCTTCCTGTCGATCGGTGCCGGTGCCTTCACCAGCGCCCAGGCCCAGTCCGCCATGCCCGCCTGGAAGGGCGAGGGCGCCACGCGCTACGTCTGCGGCGGCATCGGCTCCGACGAGTCGAACGCCATGCGCGCCGCGATGAAGGAACATCCGCTGGCGTTGCTGTTCGCGCGCGCCGACGGTGCCTACCTGGCCGACCTGCAGGTCGAGATCAAGGGGGCGGATGGCGCCGCCGCGCTGTCGCTGCGCGCCTCGGGGCCGGTGTGCCTGGTCGACATTCCCGCGGGCCGCTACACGGTGGTCGCGACCACCCAGGGCGGCGAGTCGAAGAGCCAGGCCGTCACGGTCGGCAGCGGCTCGACGACCGCGAGCTTCAGGTATTGA
- a CDS encoding DMT family transporter produces MPAFALIFNAFVWGLSWFPFRHIEGHGLHPVWTTCLIYLAIATVVGLLRRGAWAGFAGHPMLVLLGLAAGFTNVGFNWAVTQGDVVRVVLLFYLMPLWSVLLGWAVLGERPTGGSLARVALALAGVAVVLKTPGTDWPVPSSLSDWLGVAAGFGFAVTNIVLRQLRAAPGESRALAMFCGCAVVAGTTALAGTALGAFAPPTAAAPGWIGWAALLGFGFVIANVCLQYGAARLAASATAVIMLSEVLFASVSSVALGAATMNSRILAGGALIVAAAVWSSFARTPAASEDRAPSTP; encoded by the coding sequence ATGCCCGCCTTCGCCCTGATCTTCAATGCCTTCGTCTGGGGGCTGTCGTGGTTTCCGTTCCGCCACATCGAAGGCCATGGCCTGCATCCGGTGTGGACCACCTGCCTGATCTACCTCGCGATCGCCACCGTGGTGGGCCTGCTGCGCCGCGGCGCCTGGGCCGGCTTCGCGGGCCATCCGATGCTGGTGCTGCTGGGCCTCGCGGCCGGCTTCACCAACGTGGGCTTCAACTGGGCCGTGACGCAGGGCGACGTGGTGCGCGTGGTGCTGCTGTTCTACCTGATGCCGCTGTGGAGCGTGCTGCTGGGCTGGGCGGTGCTGGGCGAGCGGCCCACGGGCGGATCGCTGGCGCGCGTGGCGCTGGCGCTGGCCGGCGTGGCGGTGGTGCTCAAGACGCCGGGCACCGACTGGCCCGTGCCCTCGAGCCTGTCCGACTGGCTCGGCGTGGCGGCGGGCTTCGGCTTCGCGGTCACCAACATCGTGCTGCGCCAGCTGCGCGCGGCGCCCGGCGAATCGCGCGCGCTCGCGATGTTCTGCGGCTGCGCGGTGGTGGCGGGCACGACCGCGCTGGCCGGCACGGCGCTCGGCGCCTTCGCGCCGCCCACCGCCGCAGCGCCGGGCTGGATCGGCTGGGCCGCGCTGCTGGGCTTCGGCTTCGTGATCGCCAACGTCTGCCTGCAGTACGGCGCCGCGCGGCTGGCGGCCAGCGCCACGGCGGTGATCATGCTGTCGGAGGTGCTGTTCGCGAGCGTGTCGTCGGTGGCGCTGGGCGCGGCCACGATGAACTCGCGCATCCTCGCGGGCGGCGCGCTGATCGTGGCGGCCGCGGTCTGGTCCTCGTTTGCGCGAACGCCCGCCGCGAGCGAAGATCGCGCTCCTTCGACCCCCTGA
- the glcE gene encoding glycolate oxidase subunit GlcE: protein MSGIDHALGQAVERIRAAAADGTALRIRGGGSKDFYGEAPRGELLDTRALAGIASYEPSELVVTVRAGTPLAELEAALAEKGQCLAFEPPHFAADATVGGMVAAGLAGPSRASVGNVRDYVLGAMLVNGRGEVLSFGGQVMKNVAGYDVSRVLAGSLGTLGLIAEVSLKVLPVPPAEATLEFACDQADALRLLNEWGGRPLPLNASCWFDYAGAGALYLRLRGAVAAVEAACAHLGGERKDKERAAADWRSLREQSLPWFDTAAGPDALWRLSVPQTAPVLGLEAFGAPLVEWHGGQRWYKAPPTPVAAARIREAARAAGGHATLFRLPANGEAHEAAVPRFDRLEPAVERIHRALMREFDPHAVFDRGRLHAFD, encoded by the coding sequence ATGAGCGGCATCGACCACGCACTGGGCCAGGCCGTCGAGCGCATCCGCGCCGCGGCCGCCGACGGCACCGCGCTGCGCATCCGCGGCGGCGGCAGCAAGGATTTCTACGGCGAGGCGCCGCGCGGCGAGCTGCTCGACACGCGCGCGCTCGCGGGCATCGCGAGCTACGAACCCAGCGAGCTGGTCGTGACCGTGCGCGCGGGCACGCCGCTGGCCGAGCTCGAGGCGGCGCTGGCCGAGAAGGGCCAGTGCCTGGCCTTCGAGCCGCCGCACTTCGCGGCGGATGCGACCGTTGGCGGCATGGTCGCCGCGGGCCTCGCGGGCCCGTCGCGCGCCAGCGTGGGCAACGTGCGCGACTACGTGCTCGGCGCCATGCTGGTCAACGGGCGCGGCGAGGTGTTGAGCTTCGGCGGCCAGGTGATGAAGAACGTGGCGGGCTACGACGTCTCGCGCGTGCTCGCGGGTTCGCTCGGCACGCTGGGCCTGATCGCCGAGGTCAGCCTCAAGGTGCTGCCGGTGCCGCCGGCCGAGGCCACGCTGGAGTTCGCCTGCGACCAGGCCGATGCGCTGCGGCTGCTCAACGAATGGGGCGGGCGGCCGCTGCCGCTCAACGCGAGCTGCTGGTTCGACTACGCGGGTGCCGGCGCGCTCTACCTGCGGCTGCGCGGCGCGGTGGCGGCGGTCGAGGCCGCGTGCGCGCACCTCGGCGGCGAACGCAAGGACAAGGAGCGCGCCGCCGCCGACTGGCGGTCGCTGCGCGAGCAGAGCCTGCCGTGGTTCGACACCGCGGCCGGGCCCGACGCACTGTGGCGCCTGTCGGTGCCGCAGACCGCGCCGGTGCTGGGGCTCGAGGCATTCGGCGCGCCACTGGTCGAATGGCATGGCGGCCAGCGCTGGTACAAGGCACCGCCCACGCCGGTCGCGGCCGCGCGCATCCGCGAGGCCGCGCGCGCGGCCGGTGGGCATGCGACGCTGTTCCGCCTGCCCGCGAACGGCGAGGCGCACGAGGCCGCGGTGCCGCGCTTCGACCGGCTCGAGCCCGCGGTCGAGCGCATCCACCGCGCGCTGATGCGCGAGTTCGATCCGCACGCCGTGTTCGACCGCGGCCGGCTCCACGCCTTCGACTGA
- the alr gene encoding alanine racemase → MPRPILATVHTDSLRHNLERVRRNALDSRVWAVVKANAYGHGIERVYEGLRGADGFALLDLAEAQRVRALGWRGPVLLLEGVFEARDLELCSRLDLWHTVHCDEQIDMLAAHKTLQPHRVFLKMNSGMNRLGFTPERFAAAWTRLNALTQVDEISLMTHFSDADGERGIAHQVEAFERAARDLPGERSIANSAATLRHADSTRADWVRPGIVLYGSAPDFPANDAAHWQLQPTMTLSTRLIGVQTLQPGDTIGYGSRFTAEAPLRIGIAAVGYADGYPRHCDTGTPVLVNGVRTRMVGRVSMDMITVDLTPVPDAQFGSEVTLWGRSAANGAVLPIDEVARAAGTVGYELMCAVAQRVPFAPEAVDHDR, encoded by the coding sequence ATGCCCCGCCCCATTCTCGCCACGGTTCACACCGACAGCTTGCGCCACAACCTCGAACGCGTGCGCCGCAATGCGCTCGATTCCCGCGTCTGGGCGGTGGTCAAGGCCAATGCCTACGGCCACGGCATCGAGCGTGTCTACGAGGGGCTGCGCGGCGCCGACGGCTTCGCGCTGCTCGACCTGGCCGAGGCGCAACGCGTGCGCGCGCTGGGCTGGCGCGGGCCGGTGCTGCTGCTCGAGGGCGTGTTCGAGGCGCGCGACCTCGAGCTGTGTTCGCGGCTCGACCTCTGGCACACGGTGCACTGCGACGAGCAGATCGACATGCTCGCCGCCCACAAGACCCTGCAGCCGCACCGCGTATTCCTCAAGATGAACTCGGGCATGAACCGCCTGGGCTTCACGCCCGAGCGCTTCGCCGCCGCCTGGACCCGCCTCAACGCGCTGACCCAGGTCGACGAGATCTCGCTGATGACCCACTTCAGCGACGCCGACGGCGAGCGCGGCATCGCGCACCAGGTCGAGGCCTTCGAGCGCGCCGCGCGCGACCTGCCCGGCGAGCGTTCCATTGCCAACAGCGCCGCCACCCTGCGCCATGCCGACAGCACGCGCGCCGACTGGGTGCGCCCCGGCATCGTGCTGTACGGCAGCGCGCCCGACTTCCCGGCCAACGATGCCGCCCACTGGCAGCTGCAGCCCACCATGACGCTGTCGACCAGGCTGATCGGCGTGCAGACCCTGCAACCGGGCGACACCATCGGCTACGGCTCGCGCTTCACGGCCGAGGCGCCGCTCAGGATCGGCATCGCGGCGGTCGGCTATGCCGACGGCTACCCGCGCCACTGCGACACCGGCACCCCGGTGCTGGTCAACGGCGTGCGCACGCGCATGGTCGGGCGCGTCAGCATGGACATGATCACGGTCGACCTCACGCCCGTGCCCGACGCGCAGTTCGGCTCCGAGGTGACGCTGTGGGGCCGCTCGGCCGCCAACGGCGCGGTGCTGCCCATCGACGAGGTGGCGCGGGCCGCGGGCACCGTGGGCTACGAGCTGATGTGCGCGGTGGCCCAGCGCGTGCCCTTCGCGCCCGAGGCCGTCGACCACGACCGATGA